The following proteins are encoded in a genomic region of Chryseobacterium cucumeris:
- a CDS encoding efflux RND transporter periplasmic adaptor subunit gives MKKTLIYIIVAAVLVGLAAYKIAGNKEKQTQEVKEVAKQVDKINVNIVTVTRENIDTDYSANGTFIPKQEMNQSSEISGRIVSVLVKEGSRVGAGQVLATIKKDAIEVDVTQAQNNLQNAIIDNQRYENAYKTGGVTKQQLDNSRLQLKNAQAAVRAQGVKVNDTSIRAGISGTINKKMVEPGTVVSPGTSMFEIVNINSLKLSVLVDESQIGKIQLGQEVPIKVNVLPEDSFVGRITFIAPKSDASLNFPVEIEVQNRGNLKAGMYATAKFSTNNGAETQNMLTVPAEAFVNGVSSGQLFIVQNGVAKLIKVTIGKVYGDKVQILSGLNGGEQVVTSGQINLDNGSKVNIVK, from the coding sequence GCCGCTTACAAGATTGCGGGTAACAAAGAAAAACAGACGCAGGAAGTAAAAGAAGTTGCCAAGCAGGTAGATAAAATCAATGTTAATATTGTAACCGTTACAAGGGAAAATATTGATACAGACTACTCAGCCAACGGAACTTTTATTCCTAAGCAGGAAATGAACCAGTCTTCTGAAATATCAGGACGTATTGTAAGCGTTCTGGTAAAAGAAGGTTCAAGGGTAGGAGCAGGACAGGTTTTGGCAACGATTAAAAAAGATGCTATCGAAGTGGATGTTACCCAGGCTCAGAACAATCTTCAGAATGCTATTATTGATAACCAACGCTATGAGAACGCATATAAAACAGGCGGAGTTACAAAACAACAGCTTGATAACTCAAGACTACAGCTGAAAAATGCTCAGGCTGCAGTAAGAGCTCAAGGTGTGAAAGTAAATGATACAAGCATCCGTGCTGGAATCAGCGGTACTATCAACAAGAAAATGGTTGAACCCGGAACGGTGGTTTCTCCTGGAACATCGATGTTTGAAATCGTTAATATCAACAGTCTGAAACTTTCTGTTTTGGTAGATGAAAGCCAGATCGGAAAAATCCAGTTAGGTCAGGAAGTTCCGATTAAAGTAAATGTTCTTCCGGAAGACTCTTTCGTAGGTAGAATTACTTTCATCGCTCCTAAAAGTGATGCTTCTCTGAATTTCCCAGTTGAAATCGAAGTACAAAACAGAGGAAACCTTAAGGCTGGTATGTATGCAACAGCTAAATTCAGTACAAACAACGGCGCAGAAACTCAGAATATGCTGACAGTCCCTGCAGAAGCCTTTGTTAACGGAGTAAGCTCAGGACAATTATTCATTGTTCAGAATGGTGTTGCTAAATTGATCAAAGTAACCATCGGAAAAGTTTACGGAGATAAAGTTCAGATTTTAAGTGGATTGAATGGAGGAGAACAGGTGGTAACCAGCGGACAGATCAACCTGGACAACGGATCTAAAGTGAACATTGTAAAGTAG
- a CDS encoding efflux RND transporter permease subunit, with translation MKLAEISIKRPSLVIVLFTILTLGGILSYTLMGYELIPKFETNMVTISTVYPGASPAEVETSVTRKIEDAVGSLENVKKVESSSYESLSVIMVQLNDGADVDYALNDAQRKVNAILADLPEDVKAPSLNKFSLDDLPIITMSISSDKLNSKDLYDLLDKKIEPIFSRVNGVAQVDLVGGQEREIQVNLDEKKLQGYGLSIGDVQQAILSSNLDFPTGSLKTRTTKSTIRLSGKYKSTEEMNNLVVSNKNGAQVRLSDIATVFDSQKDVEKVARFNQFPTILMQVKKQSDANAVAVSESVQKTIKTVEEAYKVQGVKVKIVNDTTEFTLESANHVIFDLFLAIILVAIVMLLFLHSIRNAFIVMVSIPASLVAAFIGMNLMGYTLNLMSLLGLSLVVGILVDDAIVVLENIYRHMEMGKSKIRAAYDGASEIGFTVAAITLVIVVVFLPIAMSSGLVANILAQFCVTVVIATLLSLLASFTIIPWLSSRFGKLEHLTGKNWFEKFILWFEGLIDKFTHWITGILEWCLKTTLRRISTVVITFIVLISSFMLVAFGFIGGEFFPPIDRGQFLVQMELSKDATVEKTNQLTLEVEKFLRNDKDVVDLITTVGQQSTGFGGAQATTYQSEVQVNLTDKSERSESTNIKAAKIKRQLEEKFTGVEFKTAPIGIMGAENAPIEMVVTGPDNATAVKEATRILELLKKVPGAVDAELSTDTGSPEVQVSIDRDKMAALGLNLSSVGQTMQTAFNGNTDGKFRAGEYEYDINIRFGDVNRQSIDDVKNLMFTNPQGQQVRLSQFANVEMGSGPSLLERRDKSPSVKVRAKAVGRPVGDVANEWANQFMNSDKKPVGVDYIWSGDMENQQEGFGTLGIALLAAIVLVYLVMVSLYDSFVYPFVVLFSIPLAMIGVMVILALTANSLNIFTMLGMIMLIGLVAKNAILIVDFTNARKAAGANTHDALVQANHARLRPILMTTIAMIFGMLPIALATGAGAEMNKGLAWVVIGGLTSSLFLTLIIVPVVYSLFDSLLRRMGQHKKVDYEAEMKADYVHRELNEDGFTPKHLDK, from the coding sequence ATGAAGTTAGCAGAAATATCGATCAAAAGACCCTCGCTGGTAATTGTATTATTTACAATTCTGACGTTGGGAGGTATCCTGAGTTATACACTCATGGGATACGAATTGATTCCGAAGTTTGAAACCAATATGGTAACCATTTCTACGGTCTACCCGGGAGCTTCGCCTGCAGAGGTGGAAACCTCCGTAACCCGGAAAATTGAAGATGCCGTAGGTTCTTTGGAAAACGTAAAAAAAGTAGAATCTTCTTCATACGAAAGCTTATCCGTAATCATGGTTCAGCTGAATGATGGAGCCGATGTAGATTACGCTTTAAATGATGCGCAGAGAAAAGTAAATGCTATTCTGGCAGACCTTCCGGAAGATGTGAAGGCGCCGTCTCTGAATAAATTCTCCTTAGATGATTTACCGATTATCACCATGAGTATTTCATCGGATAAACTGAATAGTAAGGACCTTTATGACTTATTGGATAAAAAGATTGAACCTATTTTCTCCCGTGTAAACGGTGTCGCTCAGGTTGACCTTGTAGGTGGACAGGAGAGAGAGATTCAGGTAAATCTTGATGAGAAAAAATTACAGGGGTACGGACTTTCAATTGGAGACGTACAACAGGCCATTCTTTCATCAAACTTAGATTTCCCTACAGGAAGTTTGAAGACGAGAACTACAAAATCTACGATCAGACTTTCAGGAAAATATAAATCTACGGAGGAAATGAACAACCTTGTTGTTTCCAATAAAAACGGAGCTCAGGTACGTTTATCTGATATTGCAACCGTTTTCGACTCTCAGAAGGATGTTGAAAAAGTAGCGAGATTCAATCAGTTCCCTACGATTTTGATGCAGGTTAAAAAACAATCTGATGCCAATGCGGTAGCAGTATCTGAAAGTGTTCAGAAGACCATTAAAACAGTAGAAGAAGCATACAAAGTTCAGGGAGTAAAAGTAAAAATCGTAAACGATACGACAGAATTTACCCTTGAATCAGCCAACCACGTTATTTTCGACTTATTCCTAGCGATTATCCTCGTGGCAATTGTAATGTTACTATTCCTTCACAGTATCAGAAACGCATTCATCGTAATGGTTTCTATCCCGGCTTCATTGGTGGCAGCGTTCATCGGAATGAACTTAATGGGATATACTTTGAACTTAATGAGTTTACTTGGACTTTCACTTGTGGTAGGGATCCTGGTGGATGACGCGATTGTAGTACTGGAAAACATTTACCGTCACATGGAGATGGGTAAAAGTAAGATCAGAGCAGCGTATGATGGAGCTTCAGAAATCGGATTTACTGTTGCGGCAATTACCCTGGTAATTGTAGTGGTATTCTTACCGATCGCGATGAGTTCAGGTCTTGTAGCCAACATCCTTGCCCAGTTCTGCGTCACGGTAGTTATTGCCACCTTATTATCTTTATTGGCTTCATTTACCATCATTCCTTGGTTATCATCAAGATTCGGTAAGCTGGAGCATTTAACAGGGAAAAACTGGTTTGAGAAATTCATTCTTTGGTTTGAAGGATTAATTGACAAGTTTACACACTGGATCACAGGAATCCTTGAATGGTGTCTGAAAACGACGTTAAGAAGAATTTCAACAGTGGTAATCACATTCATTGTTTTAATCAGTTCATTCATGCTGGTAGCATTTGGGTTCATCGGAGGTGAGTTCTTCCCGCCAATCGACCGTGGCCAGTTCCTGGTACAAATGGAATTGTCAAAAGATGCAACCGTTGAGAAGACAAACCAATTAACATTAGAAGTTGAGAAATTCTTAAGAAATGATAAAGATGTTGTAGATCTTATTACAACAGTAGGACAGCAGTCTACAGGTTTTGGTGGTGCTCAGGCAACTACTTACCAATCTGAGGTTCAGGTGAACTTAACTGATAAGTCTGAGCGTTCTGAAAGTACCAATATCAAAGCTGCAAAAATAAAAAGACAGCTGGAAGAGAAATTCACAGGAGTTGAGTTTAAAACGGCTCCAATCGGTATCATGGGAGCGGAAAATGCTCCTATTGAAATGGTAGTAACAGGACCGGATAACGCTACAGCAGTGAAAGAAGCAACAAGAATCCTTGAGCTATTGAAAAAAGTTCCGGGAGCAGTAGACGCCGAATTATCAACCGATACAGGTAGCCCTGAAGTTCAGGTAAGTATCGACAGAGATAAAATGGCAGCTTTAGGCCTGAATCTTTCAAGTGTAGGACAGACGATGCAGACCGCATTCAACGGAAATACAGACGGAAAATTCAGAGCGGGAGAATATGAATATGATATTAATATCCGTTTCGGTGATGTGAACAGACAATCTATTGATGACGTTAAAAACCTTATGTTTACAAACCCTCAGGGTCAGCAGGTTCGGTTAAGTCAGTTTGCTAATGTGGAAATGGGTTCAGGACCGAGTTTGCTTGAACGTAGAGATAAATCTCCTTCTGTAAAAGTAAGAGCGAAAGCTGTTGGTAGACCGGTAGGGGACGTAGCGAATGAATGGGCAAACCAGTTCATGAACAGCGATAAAAAGCCTGTAGGTGTAGATTACATCTGGAGTGGAGATATGGAGAACCAGCAGGAAGGTTTCGGTACATTGGGAATTGCATTATTGGCAGCTATCGTATTGGTATACCTGGTGATGGTTTCACTATATGACAGTTTTGTATATCCTTTCGTGGTATTGTTCTCAATCCCGTTGGCGATGATCGGGGTAATGGTTATCCTTGCCTTAACAGCCAACTCGCTGAACATTTTCACCATGTTGGGTATGATTATGTTGATTGGTCTGGTAGCGAAGAATGCGATCCTTATCGTTGACTTTACGAATGCAAGAAAAGCAGCTGGTGCCAATACTCACGATGCCCTGGTACAGGCGAACCACGCACGTCTTCGTCCGATCCTGATGACCACCATTGCGATGATCTTCGGTATGTTACCGATCGCATTGGCAACAGGTGCCGGAGCAGAGATGAACAAAGGTCTTGCATGGGTAGTAATCGGTGGTCTGACATCATCACTATTCCTTACCCTGATCATTGTACCGGTAGTATATTCATTATTTGACTCTCTTTTAAGAAGAATGGGACAACATAAGAAAGTAGACTACGAAGCTGAAATGAAAGCTGATTACGTACATAGAGAATTGAATGAAGACGGATTTACTCCGAAGCATTTGGATAAATAA
- a CDS encoding IS110 family transposase: MSALKQVVGIDVAKDELVASFGKLMEDLSTEIKDYKVFSNSEKGFESLLKWVYSKKTLNIEVIFVMEATGVYHERFAHFLYAKEEKTVIVLPNKISNFIRTLDIKTITDKSSDRF; encoded by the coding sequence ATGAGTGCATTAAAACAGGTTGTAGGAATAGATGTAGCCAAAGATGAACTGGTGGCAAGTTTTGGCAAATTAATGGAAGATCTAAGTACAGAAATCAAAGATTATAAAGTTTTTAGCAACAGCGAAAAAGGCTTTGAATCACTTCTTAAATGGGTGTACAGCAAAAAGACACTTAATATAGAGGTTATTTTTGTCATGGAGGCTACGGGGGTGTATCATGAAAGATTTGCTCATTTTCTTTATGCAAAGGAAGAAAAAACAGTCATTGTGCTGCCTAATAAGATCAGTAATTTCATCAGGACTCTGGATATCAAAACCATTACCGATAAAAGCTCAGATAGATTTTGA
- a CDS encoding CocE/NonD family hydrolase: protein MKIHISVLCILFFILGKAQKTEQKDTFVKDNFTKKEFYIPMRDGVKLFTAVYIPKDISNKNKYPFLMQRTCYSIAPYGESEYKTKVGPNTYLMKDKYIFVYQDVRGRYMSEGTFTNMTPQVERKTKKDVDESTDTYDTIEWLLKNVKDNNGKVGQFGTSYPGFYTAVGTLSQHPALVASSPQAPISDFWNDDFLHNGRFMLGYFRTFPVFGVQKTQPEKQAWYMDSFIKQTSEDGLKFYRDMGTLKDGYEKYYKNNFFMTEIMNHTNYDEFWQKRGLLPHLKNINHAVMTVGGWFDAEDLSGPLNIYKTIEKTSPKAKNTIVMGPFSHGGWSQEQGKHFHSETYFGDSIATYYQKNIETRFFNHYLKGNTKEDAGLPEALMYDTGAKAWKEFASYPPKNAQKVNFYLSDKTLKKSSGQGYSEYYSDPNNPVLSSDHLKDFNGFTPKNYMSEDQRFAVGRPDVLTFTTDVLTDDITFAGEIVAKLNIASTSTDADFAVKLIDVYPEDFKPAEKKEGVIYGNYHQMVRSEIMPARFRNTKEKGEALVPNQKTAVNFRLQDVVHTFKKGHKIQIQISSTWFPLFAINPQKFMDNPNFANKEDYTKAFIKVYDDSSIEAEILK, encoded by the coding sequence ATGAAAATCCATATTTCAGTATTATGTATTCTTTTTTTCATTCTTGGAAAAGCTCAGAAAACGGAACAGAAAGATACTTTCGTTAAAGACAATTTCACCAAGAAAGAATTTTATATTCCAATGCGTGATGGCGTAAAACTTTTCACTGCGGTATATATCCCGAAAGATATATCGAACAAGAACAAATATCCGTTCCTGATGCAGAGAACCTGTTACAGTATCGCACCGTACGGAGAAAGTGAATATAAAACAAAGGTAGGTCCCAACACGTATCTTATGAAAGACAAGTATATTTTCGTGTATCAGGACGTACGCGGAAGATATATGAGTGAAGGCACTTTTACCAATATGACTCCGCAGGTGGAACGCAAGACCAAAAAAGATGTTGATGAAAGTACTGATACTTATGACACCATCGAATGGCTTTTGAAAAATGTGAAAGATAACAATGGTAAAGTAGGCCAATTCGGAACATCATACCCGGGATTCTATACTGCTGTAGGAACGTTGTCACAGCATCCTGCTTTGGTAGCTTCTTCACCACAGGCACCTATTTCTGATTTCTGGAATGACGACTTTCTTCACAACGGAAGATTTATGCTCGGCTATTTCAGAACATTCCCTGTTTTTGGGGTTCAAAAAACGCAGCCGGAGAAACAGGCCTGGTATATGGATTCTTTCATCAAACAGACTTCTGAAGACGGTTTGAAATTCTACAGAGATATGGGTACTCTGAAAGATGGATATGAAAAATATTACAAGAATAATTTCTTCATGACAGAGATTATGAATCATACCAACTATGATGAATTCTGGCAGAAAAGAGGTCTTCTTCCTCACTTAAAGAATATTAATCACGCTGTAATGACTGTCGGAGGATGGTTTGATGCAGAAGATCTTTCAGGACCATTGAATATTTATAAAACCATAGAAAAAACAAGCCCTAAAGCAAAAAATACTATCGTTATGGGACCTTTCTCCCATGGCGGCTGGTCTCAGGAGCAGGGAAAACATTTCCACAGTGAAACGTATTTTGGTGACAGCATTGCTACATACTATCAGAAAAATATTGAAACAAGGTTTTTCAATCATTATCTGAAAGGCAATACCAAAGAAGATGCAGGACTTCCTGAAGCACTGATGTATGACACCGGTGCTAAAGCATGGAAGGAATTCGCTTCTTACCCACCGAAAAATGCTCAGAAAGTGAATTTCTATCTTTCTGATAAAACCCTGAAAAAATCATCCGGACAAGGCTATTCTGAATATTATAGTGATCCTAACAATCCTGTTCTAAGCTCAGATCATTTAAAAGACTTTAACGGTTTCACTCCAAAAAATTATATGTCGGAAGACCAGAGATTTGCTGTAGGAAGACCAGATGTATTAACATTCACTACCGATGTATTGACTGATGATATTACATTTGCAGGAGAGATTGTGGCTAAACTGAATATTGCATCCACGTCTACAGATGCCGATTTTGCAGTAAAACTGATTGATGTTTATCCTGAAGATTTTAAGCCTGCAGAAAAGAAAGAAGGCGTTATCTATGGCAACTACCACCAGATGGTAAGAAGTGAGATCATGCCTGCAAGATTCAGAAATACCAAAGAAAAGGGAGAAGCTTTGGTTCCGAACCAGAAGACGGCTGTTAACTTCAGACTTCAGGATGTAGTTCATACGTTCAAAAAGGGACACAAAATCCAGATTCAGATCAGCAGCACATGGTTCCCGCTTTTCGCCATCAATCCACAGAAATTTATGGATAACCCGAATTTTGCCAACAAAGAAGATTACACCAAAGCATTCATCAAAGTGTATGATGACAGCTCCATTGAAGCTGAAATTTTAAAATAA